Within Anopheles ziemanni chromosome 2, idAnoZiCoDA_A2_x.2, whole genome shotgun sequence, the genomic segment ctgaaaaatcaaaaacaaaaacagcagagaCTGACGCGTGCATAGACTGTCAGGAACTTTGCGCTTGCATTGACTGGCGACAGAATTGGCACCGCAAAACAAGGCTACACGAAtcgcaaagattttgacgtaaacttatacggtttttgagtttgcggctcgtgtagcaggTCGGTTAGAACCCACCTTGCCGGCACTGAATGGTTTATATCGTATCGTGACTGTTtgatggattgggattcggatttgggaATTCGGATTACCCATCCCTAGAACAAAGCTGCGGTGCGCCAAACTGGAATCAACAAGTTTCAAAAACTTTGGTCCCAGCCAAAGTGATTACTatccaggtgggttcatcccgaacaaatcgccttgatttttttagaaaaataaaggaaacatttgacaatcgttccgagttttgtttatgtttacaatttgCCAGTTGTTGTTTCCAAAGGTTTTTCCGATAGCGTTAGAATGCCGTGTTTATCCTGTTCAGCtgtttttggcaaaaataactcatggaatgggaaaaatgcGATATAATGAAGATATTGTAGTTTTAACAAACACGTTTCGTGTAGCATTgtagcaacaaagtgttaacatacagtctgacaagaaaatatccgtacagtcaccaattCCAACtttaagcctagttatctcagcgactacgtgacctaggacaaccatttaaacgacatatcgtagataaacttctattctatccaatgaggtcttaacatttcgaaaaagttacttgtaggtcactttgcTCTAACGAAACCCCAAAAAAGGCTCACAAccaatgacaaaaaagtattcctACACCCAACTTTTTTGACCATATCAACCGGGTTGGTGAGGTTCTATTACCCAGCGAACGGCGGTACACTgaaaatcgagcagttttttgcctttttctttcggaccccccgatatccgcttaacggggggtcggattacacgcacacaacgttgagtcagaggtgacacgcacaccaagcgcgccaggcaaaaaaagggcaaaaacATAGTTGCTCTCTTATTCCGCTCGCTACTATGCTCAGCCCCCAAGCTTTCTCCCAGCTCGTCTTCAATTCTCACCAATGcgtctttttctactatttagTCGTCATGTTGTCTCGATAGGATAAGTCAGTGCAATAATCACTCTGGGCTATTTGTCAGTTGGCGATGCCCGAGGTTTAACATCCAATATTAACCTAGGAGGAATGGACATCGTTTTCCATGACGTTCCATTCTCTCTCCCATCATGGCGCACTACCTTGCTCTGCTCAGGTGTAAGCACGGATGGTTTCGCAAACAGCTGTTCGTAGTCAATGATATGaatggtgtatgtgttcgatgcatgcatggggattgttttgattgcggaatGAAATTGCGTCAAGCTAATGTAATGAAATTGCATGCATGAAACTAagtaatttctttatttgtcgttttgcttcttcattttctttgttcttcgTACGTTTTACTATagaattgaatgaatgaaaggactacattaaaataacgattaaaaatttatgaattgCAATGGGTTGAAATATGGTAGTACTGCGTTATCACATTAGCACAACAACCGCAATAAATCCGTTAATCGCTGTATGCATGTTGTACGGGTTGATTAaggtaaattcaatttacgtaTGCTCGTGTCAGCTTGAGTAAAGGTTCATCGGATTTCGGTTCAAAGAAGTGAGCCAAAGCCTTTGGTTAATAATCGCCATTcacattattgaaacaaacagaaccgtGCAGCGATTGCTACTAATTTCGAACGCTTGTAAATCTGGAGACCGCTGCATTGCTCAGCAATCAGCTGTGCCaataacatagaaaaaaaatcataacacatacaaacaaacacaggtCCAATAAGAGTGAAAAAGATAGCACATTTGAGGCatgctctttttgcacatAGCAGAAAGCATTGAAAGAGAATCCGCAACACGCATACAATGCATATGCCTTGCGCTTCACGCACACCATCAACCGGTTTTTATTCCGCGTTAACCGCAAATGCATGGCCcaatgaggaagaaagagtCAGGGCATAGCATCAATAGCATGCTATCTCGATCTTGTCCACAGTGGAGGGTCGTGGAGATGGGATTCTTCCTACCCCTCGCctgtaaaatgaactgattcgagcaaaaccgttcACAGGGTAGTCAAATTATCAACCTAGCCATTATTTCGAGTTGTTAAGGATCTtaggtaaaatcccaaatgaagcccccccagccaaaatcgctgtcgtggctacaccatttgtgagcggatgtaccttaaaggtatgcaattggtgaaacaaatgccgttgtgtgaaccgtttgaattgaaatctcgttaaattaaagatgattattatactggaaaggatgtacaacataaactccctcatgcatAACTTGCATGAgtgtatgaaaattcggctacgccatcaacctaggggtgcggtatgaggggggcccacgggccccccttatttcacaaatttataacaaactccctttttcggtagacctagcgcagtccgctcgctacgctcgctgcgggcgcgccgccgtttcatacTCAGTTTTTCACTCcgactcattggtttatgatgtccaacttgctcagtttaaccgattagttcaaatcattacagcttctaacggaacatcaacggttcaaatattcaaactgaattgatgtgccacctattgcataactttcaggcgcaaacgtggaaaaaatgatgacgatgcggcgccgggggggcttcatttgggattttaccggaTCTTAAAGTATGATGGTAACAATTTTATATCATCATTTAATGTGAAATGGCCGGTGAAACTAGGCAAACAGCTGCAACCGATAGAGcactatattttttatgtgatgTGAAGGGAACCTAACTTGGCAAGTTGATGAACCCTGTGGCAAATATCATGCTAAGTCTCAGGAACTTATAATTTGTCGAATAAACCAGGGTATACCTAGACTAAACCCTGCAAACAGACATCTTTCGTGGTTATTCAATCGCTATGACGgggtgattgctcgaaaagctaTGAAGTCCTCCATACTTAGAGTTCTCCAACATGACGAACGAAGTGTCTAGATCACCAATCATATGATTTGGATTACAACTCTTAAGAAGGTTTTTtggaaataacaataacattgcATAATTGTGCGTTacaattttttcgtttctaagGAAAGAATAAGGAAGACTGGGGATTTGCAAATCGCTGTATTTTGATATCATTGGCGTGTCAGCACAGTGTTTTATACACTATATACAGACTTCATacagacaaaattaagcaattttggccaaaaaaacgaacaacaataGAGACTTTACGTCGAACTCAATCGTCAATACGAGCAACGTTGTTCTAACTATAAAACACAGTTGTTGAGAGTATGTGTTATGGTGTTCGGAGGCCATTAATAGAACTGGAAACATTGAACTAATTATAAATCATCTGTGGGACATGGTCTACTTCGCCCATTTTGTCACTTGGACAAGCCAACCCTTGGTAAAAGTTTAGATGATCTACAATGTTCTCTCTGAGTAAAATAACGATCCTAAGAATAGGCCATGTATTGTCCAAGAGTGACCACTTTATGAGATCATACAAGTGTTGAAGATACTTGAAAAGTGTCCGGAATCGATTTCTAtacaacatttgtcgaaagaTGCCTAGATTTACCATCAACGGAACATTATCCTGATCTTAGTAGACATCTTTAGAACTATTATGGAATCGggtcaaatttccagcatctttcgaaaagaaaactggtAGAAATTATTTCTTGGCACTTATAGGCTATTATTGAGGCAGGTGGCATTGATTGCACCATATTGGCACATCATGTACGGATGGCACATCATTAATACTCatcatgtacggatacttttttgtcatcggttttgagccttttttgaGGTTTCGTTAGAGCAAAGTGATCTACAACTCacttttttgaaatgttaagATCTCACTGGATAggatagaagtttatctacgatatgtcGTTCAAAcggttgtcctaggtcacgtagtcactgagataactaggcttaaagttgaaattggtgactgtacCGATAgtttcttgtcagactgtatgTGCCTTTGGACGACCTAACAGCTTTACCCATCTCGTCCAACCTCATTTACTAGATGACTTTGCAATATATCGTAGATGGAactcaaggtgtataaatatagaaggtgactttatgtcgctttggaaggggtgccatatttgagaagactTATGTCAAAAACCCAATCGTTTTCCGATACCCCCCCTCAAAACCAatatgaataccccagaagtgttatgtcaagtcatgaaatgtcattttacactggacgacttcaccttctaatttatacaccttggatGGAACTGTGTCCTCAGTAAAGTTGTGTctaactgttcatctccacatagcgaactctccTCCGTCGAACTGTCGAACTCAGTTCCCGCAACAGCTgggaaactcgtaggaaactggtaggaaactcttgacagcactagcaaagcccctcgttctgacgtttaataactgacggattaagaagaagcgaagaagaccgAAACAAATGCGTGTCCACTTAGCGAACTCAggaaactcgaaactccatacaagtttgacaggagtttcaccagagtttcctatgagttcgctatgtggagatgaacagtaatGAGGGCAGAGTCTTCCGGTAACCGTATCAACTGGAACCAGCAGCTTGCTAACGCGTCGTAATCCTTTTattggtaaacaaaaccaggaacgattgccaaaaataaatttcaaaatggctgcAACGACAAGGCCTTTGAGCTCACCTCCCTTAGGACCCACCTTGGTCACAGCTTTCAATAATGACTGAAATAtctaatttgttaataattttttagtgGCTCggtcaatttcaacaatagacccctcaaatgaaaggtcttttgaaAGCAAATAACTTGATACAACAAAGCTTCTACCTcgataatttgtttaattaaataaacattgaatGGGGTGTAGGTACAGATACCTTGGTTGGTAATTTCagctgaaataacaaatttgttaataacttcatGAACGCTTAACGGATTGATACATATGACCCCTCAAATAAAAAGTCTTTTCAGGACACATAACTTGTGCTACAAAAGATCTTTCTGTCTTatttagtttttgagaaaactactctactactactacttcttggcgtaacaaccttgttggtcatgccggCCCGTTacgggcttacgagacttgttttccctgttgtacgtggatagttagtccctctcgtacaggggaggatccgatctcggttgggattcgaaaccaCGCCATctaggtggtgagccccggcgctcatgggccgattttctaaccggcgctaccgctcggctgtcgtggACCCCCCTAAAGTAATTGTTTGAGAAAACtaattgtgtggaaaagagacCGCACTCTAGCACTGGAAAAGAGAGAGCTCTACCGGGAGCAAGGTTGGTAAGCCTCGATTACTGAAACGCAAAAATTTGCCAATTtcccgctaggcgatttcgagcaaatcgtcctaaaaaacgttctacgtgacacaaacatcgagcagttttgtatgatgAGTAGGACGAAGTAgaacgattgctcgaaaaacgtatacatttgtttcatgcccatacaaaaaaagtaggacgtttgttcgcgcgtaggacgttttagaacgatatttcgagctgtcTAGCGGGTTGTTAATTactattgattctttcaaccgatttCCTCGTTGGGGCttcttttgggtttttacCCAAAACTAACTTAATATCGTAGAGTGAAACAAATCTTTAACAAAGTGAGACACTTGGtaatttttatgaatattcaaaTCGACTGTAATCACTTTTCGAGCTGAAAATTGAACAGTTTGTTACGTGCAATTTCCGAATCTGTCCAAGTCCAAGGATCGCATGTCGTGCCGTGTCGTAAACCAGAATGCACAACACgtaggggtggatggggtaatacgcaccccttaaggaaaactataaaattttctaacaacttGGCTCTTGATTATTGATTTTATCACTGGATAGGATTCTTAaaggttcaaactagttaccaattcaggaatgtttgctttttttgctaagaaaaacgtatttttttcagttttgaaaaagatcaatttttgatcgatctgtatctggttgaggcaaaacgcacctttgctaggggtaatacgcactACAACAAAGCACGATGGAACGAAGCCGgggtaaaaatcaaaaattcattttcggATTTcagaataaattttcaaaataaaagtttttccgtaaacgtactaaaaaataaaaaataatgtatgttgAATGagatatgtatttatgtatcagtttttcgtctttATCGTTATTCGCATAACATCGAGATTactctcagttcgatcgccatctacgatgctatgcgaacaacgacaaaaacgaaaaactgatacataaatacatatctCATTcaacatacattatttttttattttttagacgtttacggaaaaacttttattttgaaaatttattttatcatttaatttattttatacttttacgtattactTGAACAGCGAAAGcaggatttattcttttatatgaaaattgtcattaagttagttgagtcggagtgttataattcattatcaaacttaaggaaggagtagaaattcactgcctgttactgcaggatctggcgcaactcgttttgctttgctgtgaacaggatcaggatgtccgagtaccaattATCAAGGAGTAAAAGTACgactgcattctgttttaacgtttgctatgagcactgaagaagtgctctcgttctacagcactgctgcgagagaacgcaacatgcgatctctcaatgtcacaTAGCGCTCTCCCGGgggagctgctgaaggagaccagcacgctatctgttcaagtggccagaacgggatcgccaacgcacagtcataatctgggagcgaaaaatGCGGGTATTGCTAGCATACTCTTTCATTATTGATCTCCTATcgtttatctctgtccgattcatattttgcgacatccgggaaggtgaatgcataaaaaaattttaaaaatgagatatgttttcttaaactacaagatgaaactaagaaatgacccaaaaactagatcctctgttcttccaggctctgagaaacagcccgtcaaagtcaagatttgtgaaaatattgcgtgaaaaattgaaaaaaatccatcaactttgaaggtctgtaactcctataataatggccggaatcAAATTTCacgcacagttttggaaaggtatattatcatgctttaaaatttgttaatagttaaagtaaattgaaatggaatgttacaaaatattaagcattgtttcgcaaaactgatgaaagattgtaatatgatgcatacccacttatagtctagaatgttttgtaacaataaatgatagtttttttttgcgcatacgcgcgcatctttacgttattctgtactttatatgtgaagcttatagtttatcacgtACTAGGAGTCTCCATCTGCATCTgcatgccatatgcagcatcatgtgtggtaagaaatatatgaaattctcaATCAATAAAATATAGGTCGAAaatcgtatcgtaaaaatgtgaagcaggatagtggttgaacatcacgtaaaaggggaaagacaagccaagtcaatggcaaagaatgaagtttggtttggtttgcattGAATATATtaggtcgctttttcttgttctacagctcacaaacccatctttttatacccaaaattcctattaataaagtaccctacactaacattttgttctgtttgtccCCCCTGGTACTATGTACCCAGCCAGCAATATCTGTCAAAAACATAGGCGAGGgcgagtaaaagaaaaatccccGCCGCAAGCGGACtgtcgatgtttgaatgtgtgcatGGGACGGCGATGAATTCAGTGCAAGAGGAGCTTTCGATATGGGCATTACACGAGACGCCATATTTGCCCACCTTTGCGTTGTGAATTGTGATCGACTAAACATGTTTCTgagtaatttcaattttaaatatgtgaTTTAGTGTTCTTTTCGTGATCAGTAGTGTTATATATGTGAAACAGATGGAATAATGAACAGCCGCGTttgctgtttgtgttttggaagGCAGCTGCCGGCAGCTGTTCTTTGGCGCTGTGCTGTCCCGGATGACTCTCAACCGCTGCAGCCGATAGAGAATGCATCGTCTGTATCACATATCCCAGCATTCTGGCGCTGTGATGAGCAAGAGGCCTCTCAACAGATGCAGCCAAGAAGTCATACCCCGAATCATCCCGGCATTCTGACGCTGAGCTGATCCGGACGCAGAGCGGTACAGTCGATGGAAAAGGCATCTCCCGGATTTTACACGGAGACAGGATGGACATCTTAAGTGTAAACGTATTGTTACCGTAACGAATAGTAATATTGTAATTGtaattgttgttatttgaaattcaatgtatatttattgaaataaacgaatatgtgcattgaaattatgaatttattattgacataaattgaataataataaaataaaaaaatggctgCCTCTACTGCTTATGTGTGCGTGAAGCAGGTGTTTACATGTGTGCGTGCACCCATCGGCTTGGATTGACGGTCTTTCGTGCTTCCGTTAAGCTGGCCGtaaacgttgcgaacttgttcgcgcgaacaatttgacaaccaggcattgcctatgttaaggaaaggaaaggaagatataagaggatatcttcctttcctttccttaacatagcCAATGCccggttgtcaaattgttcgcacgaacaagttcgcaacgtttaCGGCCAGCTTTAGACCCGATTGCGGACCGTCACCAAAAATTGACAGATATTGCTGGCTgggtagttccagcaagagtcccagcaatctgccatggaaaaacttgctggtactacatgacagctgcaaaaaatttgaatttttgtcaaccgggttgtttacaaactggtgcattttaccccgacatactgggtgcatattgcccTCATTCATTATTCCccacattttcaactaaaatatgagtaaatttgcatgctttccgaaattttcatgaatagTCTCTGTCGTGATCGCCAGACAttatttcttctattttttatcttttttattactttcgtttctttttttattctcgcACCACTGTACTCTTTAAAGTCCACCGCAAGTCTGttctcttcaaagtcaacCACAAGACTGCCGCCCGCAATCGAGCTCGCGCTTTACCAGCTCGCCGACGCCGGTCCCCCTGTCTTCCTCTTATTCGGTCCTTCTCTCTCAATTTCGCCCGTTTTTTGGCTAAGACCCGCGTTTCTCTTCCTATCTCTTTCTCTGACTCGGTGCATCTCTTCCTATTTCGCCCCAACCACTACAGTCTCAAGCACTGATTCtcaattcactaaatttcgtattcctcgtgggtaaatatcggtttttgcacttaatattcCTTAGCGGAATGGTAAGTtacattataacaaaaactgtctgagctgagaatcattttgttttgcgtttatttcgcgtttctgttgatgtagagcTATCAAACTCACAGGGTGACCATATTTCAGGTTGATCTTGCAgggtgactactttttacgcgttgaaaactcgtttttcaatggaaatgggaaagggtgcgtattgcctcaggggtgcgtattaccccagccacccctacATTTGTTGTTTACATCATTCATACTAGCCAGTTGCTATTCGTGAGTACGATTTAATCTGGCTACTACATGGAACTTCCGCCAATGAAATGGTCGTGTTGTAGGATTATAGTTCCTACCACCAAACTTGACATGGATTCAtgcacaattaaaaaaaacacaattgaaAATCCCAGCCTGCCAATGCCAGACTAAACTGCTTCTGATGTTGGttgcaaacaaaatgcatGGTGGTTAGATATATTAACATCTCGAATAAGGGAATGTTCAAAGCAATTAGCAATTAAATACGAAATATTGATCTTTTATTCCGACGAAATCGTTAAAAAGCATTTTAAAGCAATTCTAAAATGTATTCTAATATTTTCCCTGTCTTTTGCGCGTCTAAGTTTTATCTGAAATTATACGTGAACAGCCGGTACTACAACGTACTAGAATGTTAAGAATTGGATTATTGGACATGTTTCATAAACGTTATCAGTTTTGAtgtaaattataaataattaGATGGTTTTGAACATGTATATTGAAGTTTTATTTGAGCATTGTGATTTccatatatatgtatattcaTGTATTTAAGATCTATGAGCGAcaatttttatgaaatcagATTGCACATCTCGTTGTTCTTACGGTTTAGGACATGAGTCAATCCGTTAAAGTTAtataatttagtttttttgtacACTGTGCTTTGTTTCCATCCAACTAAGAATACAGTTTTGTAAAACTGTACTTTCATTGTATTTTTTGGTTGCACTAGCTGCATACATAAAACTGGATCGCTGGAAAAATCAAGGGCAGATGTAAGGTGAAGCTGTGGTTCCTGCACCGTACTAAAGTTGACCGCAATTGAAGCGAATGCGGTTTCCGCGGACAAGGAACCAGTCATGGTGATGCCAGTACTTGAAATGTatacaaaaatattattaattgAGTACCATTCTTCGTTAACCAGTATACAGAAGACTAACTTTTGCTCGACTTTTGATTGTGCATTTCGCCCCCACAGGCTCATAGTAACTTGACCGTTAAGGTCGATGGAAATCGCACCAGTCGCCGAAAGACGCAACGTTGCTCCGCTTTGCGAGTGGAACCATTCTTCATTGTCCTGCAATAACGTGGTCGCCTGATAGGCTGGTGTGCGTTCTGATGCTGTGCCGCTCCACACATGTCCCATTAGTTCTCCTTTTCCACTGAAGAAGACTAGTGGCCTCATGACTGTGCCTTGTATAGAAAGCTCCATACCAGCCATTGTTTCCTCCTCTTCGACGTCGTTGGATTCTTCTGCATCGCTGCTGACAAACGATGACAAACCTCCGGCGAACAATCCTAGAGTGAAAATGCTGGTTTTTTCGTCGTTTACATTGAGCGTCAGATCAACAATGCCTCGCTTGAGAACACCTCCACTCATCTCTTGTAGGCTGGAAATCGAAGCATTGAACGTTGGTGGCTCTGAAAACTGTCGACTTAGTGCCGTGGAAAGCCCTTTGGGGACGAGTACATGATAATTATTTAACGTAGGGTCACCCTCGATAACCTTTTGAAGCAATACGGCAAATTCTCTGCACTGCTCAGCAAGCATTCGTAACTTCTGCAACATATATTGCTTCACCTCGAAGGATTTGTCGTTTGATTTCAATAGCTGCATCAAATGCATCAGTTCGAAGTAGTTTGGTTTCATATCTAGTAAAATATCGAAGGCTAAAGCACGAGCGCTAGAGTCGTATGGACGGAagacttgaaagagaatggcatcaaaacttgatttgaattcatcGTTCCACAAGTGAACGGAAAACGATTTGAGGCCTTTCATAGCGGCTACGCTTATTGAACGAGGAGCCTCTTGTACAAGCTTGAGAAGCATGTGCGCCGTAACAGGGTTTTTAAGGTTGTGAAGGCCACGAATGTATCTTAGTTTACAACCATCTTTTGTACAACCTTGAATTCTTTCCATTATAAATGTAGTAACTTTGCGTACCAGCTCCGAGTCATAACCATGCGCTTCAACTTGTGCGTACCGTTGGGTAACAGAAGACAGACATTGAATCAAGCTATCGgccaattttacattttttggtTCATTCTGGGCTAACTGTAGCAGATCTTCAATGATTTTCTTCTGCGGTCGGGTAGCAATGGCGAGTGCCTGCAGATACCGTTCAGCAAGCGATGTATCTTCCTCATTCGAAGCAACCCTGAATTCGGTTTTGGCAGCTTCATGCGAGGCAACTGTTTGGGCTGCCCCAAGGATATCTAATAATTGTCCCTTAAGCGGTTGGGAAGTTTTTGCTTTGAGTATACGCAACAGTTCTTCTACCGTGGCTTGACGTGCTGCTTGAACCAACTCTATCAGTGTTGTCGATGATTTTCCCGTGCCAATGTCGCCGTCTGTTAATGATTTTTGgtactttttgaaaaatgctACAGTGCTCTCGCATTGATCGCCAGTACATGCCGATCGATAGTTTTGTATCTGCAAGGTATCACTATCCAGATATAAGTCCTTTAGTACCTCTTCAATGCTGGACCCCTGCAAAACAACAGTGTTTCTAGAAATTCCTATCGCCTTCATTTCAATGGTCGAGTCATAATGTGCACCAAAGTTATCAAATGCGTTGAGCACATACTTCGCGAACTCTCGGCTGAGAACCGTCTGAAGGCACCCTTCGGTGGAGACCGTAAAATCGGTGTTACGAGATATTTTGACTTTACTTTGCAACGGATATTCAGTTCGTTGTATGCGATTCGAATTAAACTGGCAGCTTTCTTTTGATTTGTGGTATCGCGTCGACGAACGAGATGTATACGTAACCTTACATAGACCAGACGGATCCTCTTCTAAGTATGTTCCATCCAGTAACTGGAACTGAAACAGCGCTCCAATCGCTTTCTTCGAATTCCTTACCAGAACCGAATCTGATTCAGTAAAATACACAGCGTTTATGCGCCCCAGCTGCCACCAAGCATAGAAAGGGGTTTCTATGCCTTCCACTGACCCAGGTTTTGTATCAGGTAGACTGGACACTGCTGGATTTTTAACCTAAATAGAATAAATAGATATAACAATAGATGTACCATGAATATAGATTAAATAGATACAACGTTAAAAACGGAAATAATTAGATTCCTGTACACTATTTGCAGGCGATAAtgcccttattagacgaggattTTATCTGTTATCTTTGCCCAGACTTTTACTGTCAAAGTAGGCTTTAACAGAGcatttgacataaaaatgatgcccgctcgtgtaataacgccaagttccacaaaatgggttttgcttcattttcatttattgatcattttcatgtgTGAATTTATAGCGTATTGTTCATCCTAGAGTAATGAACAAAAtctgttcttcttcttcttcttcttcttcttcttcttcttcttcttcttcttcttcttcttcttcttcttcttcttcctcttcttcgacgaggatttactccatacggctattgaatccagcttcctgagccttcgcaagctaatcTGGAGACATAACATAGACCTCTACTATTGGTTAAGGACCGCGTactaaggccatatgtcctgattttctgtggttattctgattttctgtaggcgtcTACCTCCCCTTTCCCAAATTGTGTGCtgcaaagagcagttctttggtgattttaggatactttttgaagtgttatactttttaatgatgtctgaatctgttagtttgctaatgtaagtctaattttatatgttttgaaatctttttccatcgtaatgatggataaatgatgacgtttcgttccaacaaagtagtgtgacgcatatttcaataaaaacttcaataatataataaatcgaattatccgagtgcttctaacgatg encodes:
- the LOC131293660 gene encoding microsomal triacylglycerol transfer protein encodes the protein MWLLLFGLLSLFELRSLAPAFDETFQVGTEQQFSLSNKLQVGAANNDSKQVGYHFQAVITVGAVWGTQDSRLLMIQVKNPAVSSLPDTKPGSVEGIETPFYAWWQLGRINAVYFTESDSVLVRNSKKAIGALFQFQLLDGTYLEEDPSGLCKVTYTSRSSTRYHKSKESCQFNSNRIQRTEYPLQSKVKISRNTDFTVSTEGCLQTVLSREFAKYVLNAFDNFGAHYDSTIEMKAIGISRNTVVLQGSSIEEVLKDLYLDSDTLQIQNYRSACTGDQCESTVAFFKKYQKSLTDGDIGTGKSSTTLIELVQAARQATVEELLRILKAKTSQPLKGQLLDILGAAQTVASHEAAKTEFRVASNEEDTSLAERYLQALAIATRPQKKIIEDLLQLAQNEPKNVKLADSLIQCLSSVTQRYAQVEAHGYDSELVRKVTTFIMERIQGCTKDGCKLRYIRGLHNLKNPVTAHMLLKLVQEAPRSISVAAMKGLKSFSVHLWNDEFKSSFDAILFQVFRPYDSSARALAFDILLDMKPNYFELMHLMQLLKSNDKSFEVKQYMLQKLRMLAEQCREFAVLLQKVIEGDPTLNNYHVLVPKGLSTALSRQFSEPPTFNASISSLQEMSGGVLKRGIVDLTLNVNDEKTSIFTLGLFAGGLSSFVSSDAEESNDVEEEETMAGMELSIQGTVMRPLVFFSGKGELMGHVWSGTASERTPAYQATTLLQDNEEWFHSQSGATLRLSATGAISIDLNGQVTMSLWGRNAQSKVEQNTGITMTGSLSAETAFASIAVNFSTVQEPQLHLTSALDFSSDPVLCMQLVQPKNTMKVQFYKTVFLVGWKQSTVYKKTKLYNFNGLTHVLNRKNNEMCNLIS